In Oncorhynchus masou masou isolate Uvic2021 unplaced genomic scaffold, UVic_Omas_1.1 unplaced_scaffold_7801, whole genome shotgun sequence, the genomic window tttgttttttctccggttTATCTTTTCCCTGTTTTGGAGATTCTCACCCTGTCTTgcttttgggttgactgttgttttgttcaccggagaataaactttattattcgtattctgctctctgcgcctgattccacccaccttgaccagaCGTGACATTATCATTTTTTGGCGTCAAATTAATCTTGTTTTTAAGGTTCGATTCCATATTTGAAAAGTTTCTGTGCATGTTTGTCAGGCGGTGGCTGGGCTCAATGGCATGCAACTGGGTGACAAAAAGCTCATCGTCCAGAGAGCAAGTGTGGGAGCCAAAAACGCTAATCCGGTGAGCGCAGTTTGCTTGTGCATTTTGAATTGCAAGAAACAAACGTGAGTACCAGCAGTCTAAATGTGTCGTCTGTCTGGGCTGTTCTCCTTCCTCACACCTAGACTGCCATTATCGAGACCCCGGTGACGCTGCAGGTGCCTGGGCTGCAGGGACTTCAGAACTCTGGGCTGCCCACGGAGGTGCTGTGCCTGCTCAACATGGTGATGCCTGAGGAGCTGGTGGATGACGAGGACTACGAGGAGATCCTGGAGGACATCAGTGAGGAGTGCTGCAAGTACGGCAGCGTGCGCTCCATCGAGATTCCCCGGCCTGTCGAAGGAGTGGAGGTCCCTGGCTGTGGCAAGGTAAAAGGTTGAACTGAGGTTATTCAGTACAGAATGAGACTCTGCTCTTCACTGTTGTTAAACATAAGTCATTGGTCTGAACAAAATTTAAAAAACTGTAATACACCACATGAAGTATGAATTGTTGTTTTAGTAACATGTATGTATCTGCTCTTTGGATCCTGATGAGATTGATGGTTCTTTTTGTTTCAGATCTTTGTGGAGTACGTTTCTACTGCAGACTGTCAGAAAGCCATGCAGGCCCTCACTGGCCGCAAGTTTGCCAACAGAGTGGTGGTAACCAAATACTATGATCCAGACATGTATCACAGACAGGTGTTCTCAGGGTAGAGGGGGAAACAGGAGGCAATACATGGAATTAACTGGGACCTCCTCTTTCCTGCTTCCTCAAACCTGGTTTCAGCTCTTCAGTATcgtgtgttctgtctccagtaTTCACAGCAAGTACATTGTAAACCTATCCTCATTTAGTACAGATTTTTGGGAAAAAATACTAGATTTTTACATGCGTATTTTAGATACTCTAACTGATATATTACACCAACAAAAAATATCTGTGTGCAGTGAATGAGCTTAGTCTGAAAtgtgtacaaataaataaaaccatGCTATTTGTGTAGGATTCCCTTTGCCGAAGTAGTATGAATGTCATGTGTGCTTAGATCTAAAACCAGACTGTAACATAGCCAGTGTTGCTGTCTTTCTTAACTCTGTAGTCAATGAGATGATACAAAAGTGAAATGTTTAGATTTCTATTCTGAGCACAAGctgttttcttattttgtctCTTAACTTAAATAATTGTTAAGTCGAGATGAACCTATATTTGATAGCTATCATACTTTCACTGTGTGATTCTGAGAAgtaactaacagtgaaatgttgtTGTATTACCCctcccccagagtcagatgaacttgtgaataccatgtttatgtctctgcatccagtatgaaggaagttagaggtcgTTTCACGAGCCAAGTACCATAGACTCCCAGACATTGAGCTAACGCTAGTTagaaacttccttcaaactgcatgtagagacataaaaatggtttCCACTGGTTCATCTCACTCTAGGGAAGTAGAAAACAAAATCCTGAAGTTTAAAACTCAAACACCTAAAACTAGTTAGAAAAACACTCTCAACACTAATAATTACAAACAGTGAACAAAACAATTGTTTCAACAAAGTCATGATTTGGGCATTTTCACAGCGGTTTAAACTCAGAACCTTGAAATTTGCAGATTGTTTTGTGTTCGTGCTCTGGATTAAGAATTTGTGTCATTTAGATTGTAGCATAAAATGACAAGGTCACAAAAATATCATACTGGCAATAGAAATGGATATTATGCATAGTTTTTTGCATAAGAAATATTTGGTCATCCGACAGGAAAGGATGAGGAGATTTTAGAAGATGTGCTTTCaatttatgtaaataatgtatgtaGCTAATGTATATCCTGTGTTTTTGTTATCTGATGCTTTCGCAATTGTATGGAAGAAAATTGGTTAATTTATTTTTACCCTAAGTTTTCTTAAGCTTCATGAAAATTGCAGACGTGAGTTGATCCAACATTGTCATCGTATGACAGTAATTCATATCATTCATCATTACAGTGAGACTACCGTTGAGTGTTTtattatgtactgtatatcacataCGATTACAACAAAAACAGTATGCTTCATTATGGTTACATTGGAAATCAGCTTTCAACTAAATAAATGCAGTTCATTGATTCAAAATAATTATAAATACTGTTTTTTGTAAATGTGGTTTTGAATGTACCAAATCTGAAAGCATTTTTATGTACACATCTAACCTGCCACTGTCAAGcctaatcaaatgttatttgtcacatacacatggttagcacatATTAAACGAaaatccaggacactcaaattagtataatGTGTTAATAAAACAGAAGAAAAAGGTTACTTAAGGCACAAAGGAAAGGAGGGTATATATATAACACATCTGTAtcaacccaaaggttgcatgtttgaatctcatcacggacaagtGTTTGAGCTCATTTGTAACTTTGCAATCACTTTCTTCATttgagctactttgcaactacttagcatgttaacaAAACATttccctaaccctgaccttaaacctttaacctaactcttaaccctaatcttaaccaaaATGTACAAAATACAATTACAAAATATAATTACACAAAATACCATAAATATTGTATCAAATTAAACCGCACAATATTTCTATTTTGAAATTGATTTaattaaaatacatgtattttgtattttaaaatacagaaatatatttgCAGAATAACGATAACATTAAAGAAGCTTCTTGCATGCTATAACTGTgaaatgttgttgtttatctTCCTTAGTTTAATGccatgactgtaagtcactctgggtaagagtgtctgctaaatgaccaaaatgtataTGTGAAAATGAACATACCAAAATTAACTGCAAGGCATACTGGGTATTATTACCTTGTAATAATAACGTACCTTGTTTCGGGGTGGAGCTCATTGGAATCACACTTAGCATGCTTTGCAATTGTCCATTTTCACATATACATTTGTatttagttcatttagcagacgctcttatcacaCCATAGTGCCATGAGACTTATGATACCAATGCAGGGTGAAAGGGGGAAACAAAATTGTGAACcgctataaaaaaatatatagaaaagtattttgtattttgaaagTAAAATTTACAGCACTCAAATGTATCTTATTACCAGATACATTGGAGTGTAGTTCAACCAAGTGTAATACAAATGACAAAATACTCAGAAGTAATTAAAATACATATTTCAAATACTTGTAACAGAGCTACTGCCCATCTGTgaccttaactctaaccttaaccataacctctaaccctaacccctagcctagctaacattagccacctagctaatgttagccacaacaaatcagaatttgtaacatatagtACAGATTACATTTTGTAAGATAACATACGAATTGTAACAGATAATACGAactgtaattcataacatataaaACGAAATGAATGATGGACAGCCACAAATAAATACATACCAAATGTAACGTATCATACAGATTTTAGCGTCACGGATATTCGTTTGGTATATTACGTCAGCCCATGAGTCCAGGTTGGATATATATATCCAACTCCTCAGCTGCCTAGGACGTCCCAGATTTCGACCGGTCAGGGAGAGCTCAAAGCGCACAGGATTTGACAGATGTTCGAATCGGACAAACTGCACCGCAAAGAGAGAATTGGGGAGCATTTCGGATTTACATAGTGGTAGCCCATATACGACAAAATGTCAGGACAAAAGAGTGCGAATCCGTGTAATAAATTCCAAGCGAACATTTTTTATAAAAGTAAATGTCAGAACTGCTTCAAGTCTCGGGAGCTGCATCTTCCAACTGATCATGGTAAGGACCAGGTAAGTGAACAAAAATATTTATGTTTCATTAGTTTTAATACCTTGGCTATTACTTTTCTGAATGTTGATGACAGGGGTGACAGATGGGCATGCACTTAATGTTAtatcagacagagacattattcATATTGTGTCAGGTATCACGTTCATTTGTGAAATGTAATGAACATAACGCAATAGCCTAATTTATCTGTTGTAGAAAATGAAGCAATTGAACTGAATTGCCCCAATGCATGAGTCAAATATTTGTCGCCACACACGTCCCACACTGTTGTAAAGAGACCGTTGACAGCCCATCTGTCAGCACTCAGCATGCCATAGGCCACAACAGGTTATTATTATTTTAGAAAACATATACACCATTGCTAtctgattattttgtgcccatcTCTGTGTGTCTTGTATATTTAGAGTCATTGGTCAATGAACCTCAGCTAAGTAAGCTCCTTTTTTAAAGCATCTGACTCAGGTGTGAAGGTTACGTATAAAGTATCCAATTTGGAATTTTTGAGGAAAGAATTATCTCATGTTGAGAAGCACTCATAACACAAGAAACAAAACTCTCTGACAAAAGGTTGAGCAAGTTGAGTAACTGGCAGAGAGTCAGAACATTCCAGTCTTTGGGGACATCTAAAAAAGAGCACAAAGAGCAGTTTATCTTCTCTTTTCCATGTCAACAAGATTATCCCTGCCTCTTATTTATGGCCTATTGCATGGACATACTTAATCTGTTCACACATTTTGTAAATGCAGCATAAGAACACTGAATCACGAACGGTCACTGGCTAATCCTACAAAGGACATTCCCTAAAAAGATAGGATTGTTATTCCTTTGACATTCAAAACATGAATCAATGAGTATTGATGCTCCCTGCCAGAAAAAGCCAAGACCCATAGGATGGCATAGAAAAATGATTTCATTAGATAGAACCTTCACAGGTCAAGACCCAACTCATTTCTCCTTGTGTTCCCATGCTTGACAGGCCAAACCCATCTATGGAGGCTGGCTCTGCTTGGCTGCTGAGGGGACAGACTTTGACAATCCAATTCAGAGGTCAAGGGTAAGAGAATGACAAATAACTATCTAGTCTTGGACTATGGTTGTACAGAAATGTATCAGTAGTACTAGTTTATTATTCTGATAGACCTGCAAGTTATTCAATATTTGAGGCATTATTGCAACATTATCCATAACAACTCTATCTCTAAATGGCAGAAATGGCAGCGACGATTCTTCATCCTGTATGAACATGGCGGCATGAGCTTTGCACTGGACGAGTTGGTAAGAGATTCTGtatttgaacacacacacacacacacacacacacacacacacacacacacacacacacacacacacacacacacacacacacacaccaaaaggcGAAGCAAACCAGATCATCCAACATGAATAGAGGTTAACTACAGTATATTGTCCTGATGTATGTTTTAATGTTTTATGAGAGGATTCACTATGCATCTCTTAGCCAGATGTTGTGTGTAGTACCAGAGCAGATGATTTGGGATTCATCTGTCCTCTAATGacacatccccctctctcactgaTCTTCTGaaatctcctcctctgctcttttTCATGTCACTCTATATAGCCTGTATTGAAACTTAGTTGCAACGGGTAATGTCTTGTTCGTGATGGCCTTTAACCCTCCAAaatatctctctatatattttTGGATATTTCTAGATGGTGAACAAAATATACCATGATTAGCATCATAATCTCCAGTCAAGAATTTCCAGTCAGACAAAATTATTGACATTGTGTATCATTCCTTTAGAAAAGCACTCTGCCACAAGGAACAGTGAACATGAATCTGTGTACAGCGGTGATTGACGCAGAGCCTAAGACAGGCCAGAGGAACGCTTTGTGCATCATCACACCTGAACAGGAGTTCTTTATCCGGGGGGAGAACAAGGAGATCATCAATGGGTCAGTAATGCTTCTCTGATattacagtatgatatgatatcACTCCTGACTTAACTTCTCTGATattacagtatgatatgatatcACTCCTGACTTAACTTCTCTGATattacagtatgatatgatatcACTCCTGACTTAACTTCTCTGATattacagtatgatatgatatcACTCCTGACTTAACTTCTCTGATattacagtatgatatgatatcACTCCTGACTTAACTTCTCTGATATATCAGTATGATATGATATCACTCCTGACTTAACTTCTCTGATattacagtatgatatgatatcACTCCTGACTTAACTTCTCTGATattacagtatgatatgatatcACTCCTGACTTAACTTCTCTGATATATCAGTATGATATGATATCACTCCTGACTTAACTTCTCTGATattacagtatgatatgatatcACTCCTGACTTAACTTCTCTGGTattacagtatgatatgatatcACTCCTGACTTAACTTCTCTGATattacagtatgatatgatatcACTCCTGACTTAACTTCTCTGGTattacagtatgatatgatatcTACCACTCCTGATTTAACTTCTCTGATattacagtatgatatgatatcACTCCTGACTTAACTTCTCTGATattacagtatgatatgatatcTATCACTCCTGAC contains:
- the LOC135539141 gene encoding splicing factor U2AF 65 kDa subunit-like, translated to MQLGDKKLIVQRASVGAKNANPTAIIETPVTLQVPGLQGLQNSGLPTEVLCLLNMVMPEELVDDEDYEEILEDISEECCKYGSVRSIEIPRPVEGVEVPGCGKIFVEYVSTADCQKAMQALTGRKFANRVVVTKYYDPDMYHRQVFSG
- the LOC135539140 gene encoding myosin phosphatase Rho-interacting protein-like, yielding MSGQKSANPCNKFQANIFYKSKCQNCFKSRELHLPTDHGKDQAKPIYGGWLCLAAEGTDFDNPIQRSRKWQRRFFILYEHGGMSFALDELKSTLPQGTVNMNLCTAVIDAEPKTGQRNALCIITPEQEFFIRGENKEIINGWSEQLVVYPRTYKQNQKKKRKVEPTTSQEPSPAKMAATEPSFSVMKSGDPRLWQGERPSGGPDVAPVWTVTDTDPRAWTRPLQVMGPTTSLQPPVTP